From Alcaligenes faecalis, the proteins below share one genomic window:
- a CDS encoding IMPACT family protein: protein MAVFTLCEPTSFEQDIKKSRFLALAAPVDSASQALAFFQAKGVPDATHNCWAYKIGSEYRFNDDGEPGGTAGRPILQAIEGQDCDRVAVLVIRWFGGVKLGTGGLVRAYGGVAAQCLRLADKQELIPMAALRCRCSFADLALVQSRFDSFGVQVQDEQFDAEGVQWVLNLPVEHKAEFQQSFINMTRGQGECEPLEQA, encoded by the coding sequence GTGGCCGTCTTTACCCTGTGTGAGCCCACCAGCTTCGAGCAGGACATCAAAAAAAGCCGTTTTCTGGCACTGGCTGCTCCTGTAGACAGTGCCAGCCAGGCTTTGGCCTTCTTTCAGGCCAAGGGTGTGCCCGATGCCACGCATAATTGCTGGGCCTACAAGATCGGGTCTGAATACCGTTTTAACGATGATGGTGAACCCGGCGGCACAGCCGGGCGCCCCATTTTGCAAGCCATAGAAGGGCAGGATTGCGACCGCGTCGCGGTGCTGGTTATTCGCTGGTTTGGGGGCGTCAAGCTGGGCACGGGCGGTCTGGTGCGTGCTTATGGCGGCGTGGCCGCTCAATGTTTGCGGCTTGCTGACAAGCAGGAACTGATTCCCATGGCCGCCTTGCGCTGCCGCTGCTCCTTCGCCGATCTGGCCCTGGTTCAATCCCGTTTCGACAGCTTTGGCGTTCAGGTTCAGGACGAACAGTTCGACGCTGAGGGCGTGCAGTGGGTATTGAATCTGCCGGTCGAGCATAAGGCGGAGTTTCAGCAGTCCTTTATCAATATGACACGCGGCCAGGGTGAATGTGAGCCCCTGGAGCAAGCGTAA
- a CDS encoding ABC-F family ATPase gives MISTANLTIQFGAKPLFENVSVKLGGGNRYGLIGANGSGKSTFMKIIGGDLEPSGGNVSLDPGVRLGKLRQDQFAYEDKRVLDVVLMGHTEMWSTMQERDAIYDNPEATEEDYMKAAELEARFAEYDGYTAESRAGELLMGLEIPVEQHQLPMSEIAPGWKLRVLLAQALFSNPDVLLLDEPTNNLDINTIRWLEDVLNSYQSTMIIISHDRHFLNQVCTHMADLDYGELRVYPGNYDDYMLASVQSRERVLAANSKAKERIGELQDFVRRFAANKSKSRQATSRLKQIGRLKADTIEVKPSSRQNPFIRFEQKKVLHRLAVTIEGLSKSYDHPIIKNFSAMIEAGEKIAIVGANGVGKTTLLRLLAGDLAPDSGSVVWSENADIGYMAQDVSDEFDTEDNVFDWISQFRQAGDDDQSLRSVLGRMLFSADDIIKPVKVLSGGEKNRMTFSRLMLGRHNVMLLDEPTNHLDMESIESLQMAMEKFEGTLIFVSHDREFVSGVATRIIEVMPEGRLVDYRGGYEDYLASREQD, from the coding sequence GTGATCTCCACCGCTAATTTAACGATCCAGTTTGGTGCCAAGCCTTTATTTGAAAACGTCAGTGTCAAACTGGGCGGAGGCAACCGCTATGGCCTGATTGGTGCCAACGGGTCGGGCAAGTCTACCTTCATGAAAATCATTGGCGGCGACCTGGAGCCAAGCGGGGGTAATGTATCGCTGGACCCGGGCGTGCGTCTGGGCAAGCTGCGTCAGGACCAGTTTGCTTACGAAGACAAGCGCGTGCTGGATGTGGTGCTGATGGGCCACACCGAAATGTGGAGCACCATGCAAGAGCGTGATGCCATCTACGACAATCCAGAAGCCACCGAAGAAGACTATATGAAGGCCGCCGAGCTGGAGGCCCGTTTTGCCGAGTACGACGGCTATACCGCCGAGAGTCGTGCCGGTGAATTGCTGATGGGCCTGGAAATTCCCGTCGAACAGCACCAGTTGCCCATGAGCGAAATTGCTCCCGGCTGGAAACTGCGTGTGCTGCTGGCACAGGCCCTGTTCTCCAACCCCGATGTTCTGCTGCTGGACGAGCCGACCAACAACCTGGATATCAACACGATCCGCTGGCTGGAAGATGTGCTCAACAGCTACCAGAGCACCATGATCATCATCAGTCACGATCGTCACTTCCTGAACCAGGTTTGCACTCACATGGCCGACCTGGATTATGGCGAGCTGCGTGTCTACCCCGGCAACTACGACGATTACATGCTGGCGTCCGTGCAGTCGCGCGAACGTGTGCTGGCGGCCAACTCCAAGGCCAAAGAGCGTATTGGCGAACTGCAGGACTTTGTGCGCCGTTTTGCCGCCAACAAGTCCAAGTCCCGTCAGGCTACCTCGCGTCTGAAACAGATTGGTCGTCTGAAGGCAGACACCATCGAGGTGAAGCCTTCTTCGCGTCAGAACCCATTTATCCGTTTTGAACAGAAAAAAGTGCTGCACCGCCTGGCGGTCACCATCGAGGGGCTGAGCAAGTCCTACGATCACCCCATTATCAAGAATTTCTCGGCCATGATTGAAGCGGGCGAGAAAATCGCGATTGTGGGTGCGAACGGTGTGGGTAAGACGACCTTGCTGCGTTTGCTGGCCGGTGATCTGGCTCCTGACAGTGGTTCGGTCGTCTGGTCCGAAAACGCCGATATCGGCTACATGGCTCAGGACGTATCGGACGAATTCGACACCGAAGACAATGTGTTTGACTGGATCAGCCAGTTCCGTCAGGCCGGCGACGATGACCAGTCCCTGCGCTCCGTGCTGGGTCGCATGCTGTTCTCGGCGGATGACATCATCAAACCCGTGAAAGTGTTGTCCGGTGGCGAGAAAAACCGCATGACCTTCTCTCGCCTGATGCTGGGTCGTCACAACGTCATGCTGCTGGACGAACCGACCAACCACCTGGATATGGAATCGATCGAGTCCTTGCAGATGGCCATGGAAAAATTTGAAGGCACTCTGATTTTCGTGTCCCATGACCGCGAGTTCGTCTCCGGTGTGGCAACTCGCATTATCGAAGTGATGCCTGAAGGCCGTCTGGTCGATTACCGCGGTGGCTACGAAGACTACCTGGCCAGCCGCGAGCAGGACTGA
- a CDS encoding LD-carboxypeptidase — protein sequence MSSPEHDHHHHHHEHGECHCGQQDSSGIYLFSPSGQILEPKRLELASQRLNQLGFAVDIDPDALAVHERFAGTDAQRLAAVQRALQQPQPIVMATRGGYGLSRILGQIDWRAVADSGKRFVGMSDFTAFNLALLAQTGAISYTGPTAIADFGGDETDELTTELFGELMRGELELFSFESEDSDAVDGHGVLWGGNLALVCSLLGTPYFPNIDGGILFLEDVGEAPYRVERMLTQLWHAGVLKRQMAVVLGRFTAYKTGASDNGFDMDSVVRWLRETVKVPVVTGLPYGHVDVKVSLPVGKEVGLATEDGMAYLVLDEHEH from the coding sequence ATGAGCAGCCCCGAGCACGACCATCATCACCATCACCACGAACATGGCGAGTGCCATTGTGGGCAGCAGGACAGTTCGGGCATTTATCTGTTTTCGCCCTCTGGCCAGATCCTTGAACCCAAACGCCTGGAGCTGGCCAGCCAGCGTTTGAACCAGCTGGGCTTTGCCGTGGACATAGATCCGGACGCCTTGGCGGTACACGAACGCTTTGCCGGTACGGACGCCCAGCGTCTGGCCGCTGTACAGCGCGCCTTGCAGCAGCCCCAGCCTATTGTGATGGCGACACGCGGCGGCTATGGTTTGAGCCGCATTCTGGGCCAGATCGACTGGCGCGCAGTGGCCGATAGCGGCAAGCGTTTTGTGGGCATGTCGGATTTCACCGCCTTCAATCTGGCCTTGCTGGCGCAGACTGGGGCCATCAGCTATACCGGCCCCACCGCGATTGCCGACTTCGGTGGCGATGAGACTGACGAGCTGACAACCGAGCTGTTTGGTGAATTGATGCGTGGCGAGCTGGAACTGTTCAGCTTTGAGTCCGAGGATTCGGATGCCGTCGATGGTCACGGTGTTCTGTGGGGCGGTAATCTGGCCCTGGTCTGCTCCTTGCTGGGCACGCCGTACTTCCCCAATATTGACGGCGGCATCTTGTTCCTGGAAGACGTGGGCGAAGCCCCGTACCGGGTCGAGCGCATGTTGACGCAACTCTGGCATGCCGGCGTGCTGAAGCGTCAAATGGCCGTCGTGCTGGGCCGCTTCACGGCTTACAAGACAGGGGCTTCGGATAACGGCTTTGATATGGACTCGGTGGTGCGCTGGCTGCGTGAAACCGTCAAGGTTCCGGTCGTGACGGGCCTGCCTTATGGCCATGTGGACGTCAAGGTCAGCCTGCCTGTAGGCAAGGAAGTGGGCCTGGCCACCGAGGACGGCATGGCTTATCTGGTCCTGGATGAGCACGAGCACTAA
- the tadA gene encoding tRNA adenosine(34) deaminase TadA, with protein sequence MPTSLPPQTESDVLSDAQAMALALEQAQLAASIGEVPVGAVLLDADGRLLSVGSNRTVCDHDPTQHAEIVALRAATRKVGNYRLPGASLFVTLEPCMMCLGALLHARLSRVVWAAADPKTGVCGSVESLHLHPTLNHHTRVSGGLMSEEAAQALRDFFRERREQKKLQKQAQTVQSPLDGAQ encoded by the coding sequence ATGCCAACTAGCTTACCACCGCAAACAGAGAGTGATGTTTTGAGTGATGCTCAGGCTATGGCTTTAGCCCTGGAACAGGCTCAACTGGCGGCCAGCATCGGCGAGGTGCCCGTAGGTGCCGTACTATTGGACGCGGACGGCAGGCTGCTGTCTGTGGGCTCCAATCGCACGGTTTGCGACCATGATCCCACCCAACATGCCGAGATCGTGGCCTTGCGCGCTGCAACGCGTAAAGTCGGCAATTACCGCTTGCCCGGCGCCAGCCTGTTCGTGACGCTAGAGCCTTGTATGATGTGTCTGGGCGCTTTGCTGCATGCGCGTCTGTCGCGTGTGGTGTGGGCGGCAGCTGATCCCAAGACCGGGGTGTGTGGCAGTGTGGAGTCCTTGCATCTGCATCCCACTCTGAATCACCACACGCGTGTTTCGGGTGGCTTGATGTCCGAGGAGGCGGCTCAGGCCTTGCGGGATTTTTTCCGTGAACGACGCGAACAAAAGAAGTTGCAAAAGCAGGCTCAAACAGTCCAATCGCCGCTGGATGGCGCCCAGTAG
- a CDS encoding ABC transporter ATP-binding protein produces MQNTPDSHAILRVRGLSKQYANGHQALHALDLDIWRGEIFALLGSNGAGKTTLISIICGLVNRSSGTVLVDGADNVDDYKRARQKIGLVPQELSADSFESVWNTVSFSRGLFGKAPNPELIEQILKDLSLWDKKDSPLITLSGGMKRRVLIAKALSHEPEILFLDEPTAGVDVALRQGMWALVKRLRSQGVTIILTTHYIEEAQEMADRIGFINKGSLQLVETKDNLMRRLGGKTLSLNLAEPISALPAALETLGLQSTADGMSLLYPLTKREQGHDLSNLLAAVGQAGLTITDIHTRERSLEDIYVEFVGAQS; encoded by the coding sequence ATGCAGAACACTCCTGATTCTCACGCTATTTTGCGTGTTCGAGGCCTGAGCAAACAATACGCAAACGGGCACCAAGCCCTGCACGCTTTGGACCTGGATATCTGGCGGGGCGAGATTTTTGCCCTGCTCGGCTCCAACGGCGCAGGCAAAACCACCTTGATCAGCATTATCTGCGGACTGGTCAACCGCAGCAGCGGCACCGTATTGGTGGACGGCGCAGACAATGTCGACGACTACAAGCGTGCCCGCCAGAAAATTGGCCTGGTGCCGCAAGAGCTAAGCGCCGACTCTTTCGAGTCCGTCTGGAATACCGTCAGTTTCAGCCGTGGCCTGTTTGGCAAAGCGCCCAATCCGGAGCTGATCGAGCAGATTCTGAAAGACTTGTCGCTGTGGGACAAAAAAGACAGCCCCTTGATTACGCTCTCGGGCGGTATGAAACGCCGCGTGCTGATTGCCAAGGCACTGTCCCACGAACCGGAAATCCTGTTTCTGGATGAACCGACCGCCGGTGTGGACGTGGCCTTGCGTCAAGGCATGTGGGCCTTGGTGAAACGGCTGCGCAGCCAGGGCGTCACCATTATTCTGACCACCCACTACATCGAAGAAGCCCAGGAGATGGCCGACCGCATCGGCTTCATCAATAAAGGTTCACTGCAGCTGGTGGAAACCAAAGACAATCTGATGCGCCGCCTGGGCGGTAAAACCCTGAGCCTGAATCTGGCCGAGCCGATCAGCGCCCTGCCCGCTGCGCTGGAAACGCTGGGACTGCAAAGCACTGCCGACGGCATGAGCCTGCTTTACCCCTTGACCAAACGCGAACAAGGTCATGACCTGAGCAATTTGCTGGCGGCAGTTGGGCAAGCGGGGCTGACCATTACCGACATCCATACCCGCGAGCGCAGTCTGGAAGATATTTACGTTGAGTTTGTAGGGGCACAGTCATGA
- a CDS encoding ABC transporter permease, whose amino-acid sequence MNWYAILAIYRYEMSRTRRTLLQSIVAPVISTALYFVVFGAAIGHRINEIGGVPYGAFIVPGLTMLSVLTHSVSNAAFGIYFPRFTRNIYEILSAPISHFEVTLAFVGAAATKSLFLAAIILITARLFVPYEIAHPIWMLCFLALTALTFSLLGFIIGIWADNFEKLQFVPMLILTPLTFLGGTFYSIDMLPEFWQKLTLLNPVLYLISGFRWSFFDLADVNVWLSLTMTLLFLSVFLAVAGWIFKTGYRLRP is encoded by the coding sequence ATGAACTGGTACGCCATCCTGGCCATTTATCGCTACGAAATGTCACGCACCCGACGCACCCTGCTGCAAAGCATCGTAGCCCCCGTGATTTCCACCGCCTTGTATTTTGTGGTGTTTGGCGCTGCCATTGGCCATCGCATCAATGAAATCGGCGGCGTGCCTTATGGCGCGTTTATCGTGCCTGGGCTGACCATGTTGTCGGTGTTGACCCATAGCGTGTCCAACGCTGCCTTCGGGATTTACTTTCCGCGCTTTACGCGCAATATCTACGAGATTCTGTCTGCCCCCATTTCACACTTCGAGGTGACCTTGGCCTTTGTGGGCGCAGCAGCCACCAAGTCACTGTTTCTGGCGGCTATCATCCTGATCACGGCGCGGCTATTTGTGCCTTACGAAATTGCCCACCCTATCTGGATGCTGTGCTTTCTGGCCTTAACCGCCCTGACCTTCAGTCTATTGGGTTTCATTATCGGTATCTGGGCCGACAACTTTGAAAAGCTGCAATTCGTGCCCATGCTGATTCTGACGCCACTGACCTTTTTGGGCGGCACCTTCTATTCCATCGACATGCTGCCCGAGTTCTGGCAGAAACTGACCTTGCTGAACCCGGTGCTGTACCTGATCAGCGGCTTTCGCTGGAGTTTCTTTGATCTGGCCGATGTGAATGTGTGGCTGAGCCTGACCATGACACTGCTGTTTTTAAGTGTGTTTCTTGCCGTGGCGGGCTGGATTTTCAAAACGGGCTATCGATTGCGCCCGTGA
- a CDS encoding GNAT family N-acetyltransferase, with protein sequence MNVRIELMQVHDLSQVLEVQADVYDADILEDRSFYQNRLDLAPESCWVARDTDNQLQGYLVSYPWAGLLPPSLGDALNSLPSPADQWFIHDCAVMRRAQGRGVAGALLQAGRRYAWQRGLRRCSLVSLGPAVAYWQRLGYKPIEGVPAPVLEAKLRQYGEQASFMDCAVHPD encoded by the coding sequence ATGAATGTACGAATTGAATTAATGCAGGTGCACGATCTGAGCCAGGTGCTGGAAGTCCAGGCGGATGTGTACGACGCGGATATTCTGGAAGACCGCAGCTTTTATCAGAACCGTCTGGATCTGGCGCCGGAGAGCTGCTGGGTCGCACGTGATACCGACAATCAACTGCAGGGTTATTTGGTGTCCTATCCTTGGGCAGGCCTTCTGCCGCCGTCTCTGGGCGATGCACTGAACAGCCTGCCTTCACCTGCGGACCAATGGTTTATTCACGACTGCGCCGTGATGCGTCGCGCGCAAGGCCGTGGGGTGGCCGGGGCCTTGTTGCAAGCCGGTCGCCGCTATGCCTGGCAGCGTGGCTTGCGTCGCTGCAGTCTGGTGTCCTTGGGGCCTGCCGTGGCTTATTGGCAGCGTCTGGGCTACAAGCCGATTGAAGGGGTGCCTGCACCCGTGCTGGAAGCAAAGCTGCGTCAGTATGGAGAGCAAGCCAGTTTTATGGATTGCGCTGTGCATCCCGATTGA
- a CDS encoding YajQ family cyclic di-GMP-binding protein, with amino-acid sequence MPSFDVVSEVNTHELRNAVEQASRELATRFDFKGTDAKFELEDENTILQSAPSVFQLEQMMQILRGRIAARGIDVRCLDTEKVLENVAGARQKVKVRQGLDQPTSKKLIAAIKNAKLKVETQIQGEKLRVTGKKRDDLQAAIALLKQTDVELPLQYDNFRD; translated from the coding sequence ATGCCATCTTTTGACGTTGTATCCGAGGTCAACACCCACGAACTGCGTAACGCAGTCGAGCAAGCCAGCCGCGAGCTGGCCACCCGTTTTGACTTCAAAGGTACGGATGCCAAATTTGAACTCGAAGACGAGAACACCATTTTGCAATCGGCTCCCAGCGTGTTTCAGCTGGAGCAAATGATGCAGATTCTGCGTGGCCGTATTGCTGCCCGTGGTATTGATGTGCGCTGCCTGGATACTGAAAAAGTGCTGGAGAACGTGGCCGGTGCCCGTCAGAAAGTGAAGGTGCGCCAGGGTCTGGACCAGCCTACGTCCAAGAAGCTGATTGCCGCCATCAAGAACGCCAAGCTCAAGGTCGAGACGCAAATTCAAGGTGAGAAATTGCGCGTGACCGGCAAGAAACGGGACGACTTGCAGGCTGCCATCGCTCTGCTGAAGCAGACCGACGTGGAATTGCCGCTGCAGTACGATAACTTCCGCGACTAA
- a CDS encoding acyl-CoA synthetase, translating into MVSIYDQDLPQTDANYRVLSPLDFIERSAFVYPDYPALVYGPAQNGIKMSWSQLYARTRQLGSALSKAGVGKGDTVAVMLPNTPPMVQAHFGVPMCGAVLNTLNTRLDASTIAYMLDHGEARAVLVDSEFAAVMKEALSLRESKEPILVIDVVDTYFDTGAERIGSQTYEEFVDGGDPDYDWQLPANEWDAIALNYTSGTTGKPKGVVYHHRGAYLGALSNVLEWDMPKHAVYLWTLPMFHCNGWTFPWVIAARAGVNVCLRKVEAQAMVDNMVDYGVTHYCGAPIVHSLLVNSDEALKSRLPKGVSAMVAGAAPPATMIEGMERMGFALTHVYGLTETYGPASVCAQHAPWSELDIQERAQRNARQGVRYHLQGGVQVLDPQTMEPVPADGQTMGEIMFRGNITMKGYLKNAQATQESLGGGWFHTGDLAVCEPDGYVRIKDRSKDIIISGGENISSIEIEDVMYRHPAVQAAAVVAQPDERWGEAPHVYVELRPGAEVTVEELRAHCRQYLAGFKIPRHFSFMELPKTATGKIQKFALRQQAKQAASD; encoded by the coding sequence GTGGTGAGTATTTACGATCAGGATTTGCCCCAGACAGACGCCAATTATCGTGTTTTGTCGCCGCTGGATTTCATCGAGCGCAGTGCTTTTGTCTACCCTGACTACCCGGCTCTGGTTTACGGGCCCGCCCAAAACGGCATCAAGATGAGTTGGTCTCAGCTGTATGCCCGCACTCGTCAGCTAGGCAGTGCGCTGTCCAAGGCAGGGGTTGGTAAAGGCGACACCGTGGCGGTGATGTTGCCCAATACTCCGCCCATGGTTCAGGCACACTTTGGCGTGCCCATGTGTGGCGCCGTACTGAATACCTTGAATACCCGTCTGGATGCCAGCACCATCGCTTATATGCTCGATCACGGCGAAGCACGTGCGGTGCTGGTGGATAGCGAATTTGCCGCCGTCATGAAAGAAGCCCTGAGCCTGCGCGAAAGCAAAGAGCCTATTCTGGTTATTGACGTCGTGGACACTTATTTTGACACTGGCGCAGAGCGTATCGGCTCGCAAACGTACGAAGAGTTCGTAGACGGAGGCGATCCGGATTACGACTGGCAATTGCCCGCCAACGAGTGGGACGCGATTGCCCTGAACTACACCAGCGGTACTACCGGCAAGCCCAAAGGCGTGGTCTATCATCACCGTGGCGCGTATCTGGGGGCCTTGTCCAACGTCTTGGAATGGGACATGCCCAAGCATGCGGTCTATCTGTGGACCCTGCCCATGTTCCATTGCAATGGCTGGACTTTCCCCTGGGTGATCGCGGCTCGTGCTGGCGTGAACGTCTGTTTGCGCAAGGTGGAGGCTCAGGCCATGGTCGACAATATGGTCGATTACGGCGTCACCCACTACTGTGGTGCGCCGATTGTCCACTCCCTGCTGGTCAACTCCGACGAAGCCTTGAAGTCCCGCCTGCCCAAGGGTGTGTCGGCCATGGTGGCCGGCGCGGCACCTCCGGCCACCATGATCGAAGGCATGGAGCGCATGGGCTTTGCATTGACCCACGTTTATGGCCTGACCGAAACCTATGGCCCGGCCTCGGTCTGTGCGCAGCATGCCCCCTGGAGCGAGCTGGATATCCAGGAACGTGCGCAGCGCAATGCCCGTCAGGGGGTGCGTTATCACCTGCAAGGGGGCGTACAGGTTCTGGACCCGCAAACCATGGAACCCGTCCCTGCCGATGGCCAGACCATGGGCGAGATCATGTTCCGCGGCAATATCACCATGAAGGGGTATTTGAAGAACGCGCAGGCCACCCAGGAGTCCCTGGGCGGCGGTTGGTTCCACACAGGCGACCTGGCCGTGTGCGAGCCGGACGGCTACGTACGCATCAAGGATCGCAGCAAGGACATCATCATTTCCGGGGGCGAGAACATTTCCTCCATCGAGATTGAAGACGTCATGTATCGCCATCCTGCCGTGCAAGCGGCGGCTGTTGTGGCCCAGCCTGACGAGCGTTGGGGCGAAGCACCGCACGTGTATGTTGAGCTCCGTCCCGGCGCGGAAGTCACCGTGGAAGAACTGCGCGCGCATTGCCGCCAGTACCTGGCTGGCTTTAAAATACCGCGACATTTCAGTTTTATGGAGTTGCCGAAAACGGCAACAGGTAAAATACAGAAATTCGCGCTGCGTCAGCAGGCCAAGCAAGCCGCTTCGGACTAA
- the crcB gene encoding fluoride efflux transporter CrcB translates to MPVAMLYIAAGGALGALARWFLSQALNVLFPTLPPGTLLANLIGGYLMGIAMAYFSGLGLGHEGWRMFVMTGFLGGLTTFSTFSAEIMTLVMQQRYIWALGGIAIHVVGSLLMLGLGMATWGLLRGQA, encoded by the coding sequence ATGCCCGTAGCCATGCTGTATATCGCCGCCGGTGGCGCCCTGGGCGCACTGGCGCGTTGGTTCCTGAGTCAGGCCCTAAATGTCCTGTTCCCTACGCTGCCCCCCGGTACTTTGCTGGCTAACTTGATTGGCGGCTATCTGATGGGCATCGCGATGGCCTATTTCAGCGGACTGGGACTGGGCCACGAAGGCTGGCGCATGTTCGTCATGACAGGGTTTCTGGGCGGCCTGACCACCTTCTCTACCTTCTCTGCCGAGATCATGACCTTGGTGATGCAACAGCGTTATATCTGGGCCTTGGGCGGCATCGCCATCCACGTGGTCGGCTCCTTGCTGATGCTGGGTCTGGGCATGGCCACCTGGGGTTTGCTGCGGGGACAAGCATGA
- a CDS encoding glutamine amidotransferase codes for MMDVHFLQAGSPPPDVEQRFGNQNAWFKRALQALEVNVHTWRVHQDEALPAPDCPDPVVISGSWNMVTDRLDWSENLAAWIRERYQTHMPLLGICYGHQLMAHALGGRVDYHPDGAEVGYLPIHLSEQAHEHELLANLPVQFPALLTHQQSVLSLPEHVEILGSSAHDPHQILRYGPAQWSIQFHPEFFAGLLRYCVLRKAESWRAQGIDPQSLADPIQDTPDAHRLLCNFVQTYSSSGPNGRRKNSPGV; via the coding sequence ATGATGGACGTACATTTTCTTCAAGCCGGCTCCCCTCCTCCTGATGTTGAGCAGCGCTTTGGCAATCAGAACGCCTGGTTCAAACGCGCCCTTCAAGCTCTGGAGGTGAATGTCCACACCTGGCGAGTTCACCAGGACGAGGCCTTGCCTGCGCCGGACTGCCCGGACCCGGTGGTGATCAGCGGCTCCTGGAACATGGTCACCGACAGGCTGGACTGGAGCGAAAACCTGGCAGCCTGGATTCGGGAACGCTATCAGACACACATGCCCTTGCTGGGTATTTGCTATGGCCATCAATTAATGGCGCATGCCTTGGGTGGGCGCGTGGATTACCACCCAGACGGGGCCGAGGTCGGCTATCTGCCCATTCACTTGTCCGAACAGGCACACGAACATGAACTGCTGGCCAATCTACCCGTGCAGTTCCCTGCCCTGCTCACCCACCAGCAAAGCGTGCTGAGCTTGCCCGAGCATGTAGAAATACTGGGCAGTTCTGCACACGACCCGCATCAAATCCTGCGTTACGGCCCCGCTCAGTGGTCAATTCAGTTTCACCCTGAGTTTTTTGCCGGCCTGTTGCGATACTGCGTTCTGCGCAAGGCCGAATCCTGGCGTGCCCAGGGCATTGATCCGCAAAGCCTGGCTGACCCCATTCAGGACACGCCCGACGCTCATCGCCTGCTGTGCAATTTTGTGCAGACTTACTCGTCCAGCGGTCCCAATGGGCGGCGGAAAAACTCGCCAGGCGTTTGA
- a CDS encoding AraC family transcriptional regulator: MDYRQTDILMPAERIPESLQQLRYLPRPLYGQERILPNQAIARPHRHPWVQFSYALTGVIEVRTASGRFMAPPQQAVWVPAGVEHGVRSSPDAQIRSLYIDVSALPEAPAACRVVVVDRLLRELIREFSLLPVLYEREGAQGRLVQVLLDRLLAAPESGLILPWPSDPRLLQVCEQLQAQPAGDWSLQDLAEQQGLSEKTLSRLFRQQTGLTFRVWRQRLRVMSALPLLERHERVTDVALACGYESMSAFVAAFRDLMGQTPGEFFRRPLGPLDE, encoded by the coding sequence ATGGATTATCGACAAACGGACATTCTGATGCCTGCAGAGCGAATTCCAGAGAGTTTGCAGCAACTGCGTTATCTGCCCAGACCTTTATACGGTCAGGAGCGCATCTTGCCCAATCAGGCCATTGCTCGCCCACATCGGCATCCCTGGGTGCAGTTCTCCTATGCGCTGACAGGGGTGATCGAGGTGCGTACTGCCAGTGGGCGCTTTATGGCGCCGCCTCAACAGGCGGTGTGGGTGCCTGCGGGCGTAGAGCATGGGGTGCGCAGTTCGCCCGATGCGCAGATTCGCAGTCTCTATATTGATGTCAGTGCTCTGCCCGAAGCACCTGCTGCGTGTCGCGTGGTCGTTGTAGACCGTTTATTGCGCGAGCTGATCCGCGAGTTCAGCCTTTTGCCGGTGTTGTACGAGCGCGAGGGCGCACAGGGCCGTCTGGTGCAGGTCTTGCTGGATCGTTTGCTGGCGGCACCTGAAAGCGGCCTGATTCTGCCATGGCCTTCGGACCCACGACTTTTGCAGGTATGCGAGCAATTGCAGGCGCAGCCAGCAGGCGATTGGAGCTTGCAGGATTTGGCGGAGCAACAGGGCTTGTCAGAAAAAACCTTGAGCCGCTTGTTCCGTCAGCAAACCGGGCTGACATTTCGGGTCTGGCGTCAGCGCTTGCGCGTCATGAGTGCCTTGCCGCTGCTGGAGCGACACGAACGGGTGACTGATGTGGCCTTGGCGTGCGGCTATGAAAGCATGTCGGCCTTTGTAGCGGCTTTTCGGGACTTGATGGGTCAAACGCCTGGCGAGTTTTTCCGCCGCCCATTGGGACCGCTGGACGAGTAA